A genome region from Syntrophomonadaceae bacterium includes the following:
- a CDS encoding acyl-CoA dehydrogenase family protein — translation MDFSISDELRQVGAMVREFVANEVEPYAQQIEDEDRIPAHIIEKAKEVGLMGFSIPEKYGGIGLNMVGRCVVLEEMGGAQSGFVSYIGAHTGIGSTGIIEMGSEETKNQYLPLMARGEKIGAFALTEPDAGSDATNLKTRAVKNGDKWILNGRKHFITNGPVADLFTVIAVTDQEKGARGGFSAFLVEKDFPGFSVGTIEKKMGLRGSHTSEIIMEECEVPAKNLLGQEGRGYATALKILSKGRSGLGARCVGACNKLIEMSARYAQQRVQFGQPIGSFQAIQWMLADMATETAAARALTYQVAWMVDSGMPVIKESAMVKLFASEVLNRVADQAVQIHGGMGYMKEYPVERFFRDARITKIYEGTNEIQRLIIAGQVLKEFEI, via the coding sequence ATGGATTTTAGCATTTCTGATGAACTGCGGCAGGTAGGGGCAATGGTACGCGAATTCGTCGCCAACGAGGTAGAGCCTTATGCCCAACAAATCGAAGATGAGGACAGGATTCCCGCTCATATCATTGAGAAAGCAAAAGAAGTGGGCCTGATGGGGTTTAGTATCCCGGAAAAGTATGGCGGCATTGGCCTGAACATGGTCGGCCGCTGTGTGGTCTTGGAGGAAATGGGCGGGGCCCAGAGCGGATTTGTGAGCTATATCGGGGCCCATACCGGTATCGGGTCAACAGGGATCATTGAGATGGGTAGCGAAGAGACAAAAAATCAATACCTCCCATTAATGGCCCGGGGGGAAAAAATTGGAGCCTTTGCGCTGACAGAGCCCGACGCAGGGTCAGACGCCACCAATTTAAAGACCAGAGCCGTAAAAAATGGCGACAAGTGGATCCTAAACGGCAGGAAACACTTTATCACCAATGGACCAGTGGCGGATCTATTTACGGTGATCGCCGTCACCGACCAGGAAAAGGGCGCCAGGGGAGGTTTCAGCGCATTTCTGGTGGAAAAAGATTTCCCTGGCTTTTCGGTAGGCACCATCGAAAAAAAGATGGGCCTCAGGGGATCCCATACCTCGGAAATAATTATGGAAGAGTGTGAAGTGCCTGCTAAAAACCTCCTGGGCCAGGAAGGGCGAGGCTATGCCACCGCATTAAAAATCCTTTCCAAGGGCCGCAGCGGCCTTGGTGCCAGATGTGTGGGAGCATGCAATAAGTTAATTGAGATGTCTGCCCGCTATGCCCAGCAAAGGGTGCAGTTTGGCCAGCCGATCGGCTCCTTTCAGGCGATCCAGTGGATGCTGGCCGATATGGCTACCGAAACAGCGGCAGCCAGGGCTCTGACTTACCAGGTGGCCTGGATGGTTGACAGCGGGATGCCGGTGATTAAAGAAAGCGCTATGGTTAAACTGTTTGCCTCAGAGGTTTTAAACCGGGTGGCAGATCAGGCGGTGCAGATCCATGGGGGAATGGGCTATATGAAAGAGTATCCTGTTGAGCGGTTTTTCCGGGATGCCAGGATTACCAAGATATATGAGGGAACAAATGAAATCCAGCGGTTGATCATAGCTGGCCAGGTGCTGAAAGAGTTCGAAATATAG
- a CDS encoding enoyl-CoA hydratase/isomerase family protein yields the protein MSYQNLLISREGPLAVITINRPEVRNALDPKTWAELRAAFREMKFDDEVKVVILTGAGGKAFASGADIGSLKERKTLDVLKSEASETLNEIEYLNKPVLAAIDGFALGGGCEVAMACDIRIATTRSKFGQPEAGLGIIPGAGGTLRLQRLVGIGKAKELIFTGEILDAAEAQRIGLVNKVVEPEQLMVAAREMAEKILAKGPVAVSLAKAAINVGSNTDFYTAMLVERLAQTVAFSTADRIEGTTAFLEKRKPDFKNQ from the coding sequence GTGTCGTATCAGAACCTGTTGATTTCCAGGGAAGGCCCGCTGGCGGTGATCACCATCAACCGGCCGGAAGTCAGGAATGCCCTGGACCCAAAGACCTGGGCTGAGCTAAGGGCGGCTTTTCGGGAGATGAAATTCGACGATGAAGTAAAGGTGGTCATCCTCACCGGGGCCGGTGGAAAGGCCTTTGCCTCCGGGGCGGATATCGGGTCACTGAAAGAGCGAAAAACCTTGGATGTCTTAAAAAGCGAAGCCAGTGAGACCTTAAACGAGATTGAGTATTTAAACAAGCCGGTGCTGGCGGCCATCGACGGCTTTGCCCTGGGTGGAGGCTGTGAGGTTGCTATGGCTTGTGATATCCGGATTGCCACCACCCGCTCCAAGTTTGGCCAGCCCGAAGCCGGCCTGGGGATTATTCCTGGGGCTGGCGGCACACTTCGCTTGCAGCGGCTGGTGGGAATAGGGAAGGCGAAAGAACTGATCTTTACCGGCGAGATCCTGGATGCTGCCGAAGCCCAGCGGATCGGCTTGGTTAACAAAGTGGTGGAGCCGGAACAATTAATGGTTGCTGCCCGGGAGATGGCCGAAAAGATCTTGGCCAAAGGGCCTGTAGCGGTAAGTTTAGCTAAAGCGGCGATTAATGTGGGCAGCAACACCGACTTTTACACGGCCATGCTGGTGGAAAGGTTGGCTCAGACAGTGGCCTTTTCCACCGCTGACCGCATTGAAGGGACGACGGCCTTCCTGGAAAAGCGCAAACCGGACTTTAAGAATCAATAA
- a CDS encoding 3-hydroxyacyl-CoA dehydrogenase has protein sequence MKKVAVLGAGLMGRGIAHMAALGGYQVSLQDISEEILTKAIGAITKNLEKGVEIGKLSSQAKEEALNRINPATSLPAAVEAADFVIEAVPEDLPLKHQVFMELDRLCQPHVVLSTNTSAKSITEIAAVTKRPQMVVGMHFFNPAHIMKLVEIVRGLETCDLAVAITKEVAARMGKETVEINEFPGFATSRINAMIGNEAFYMLMEGVASARDIDKALKLGLNHPMGPFEMGDLVGWDTRLKVLEYLHASLGEKFRPCPLLIKYVKAGRLGRKVGVGVYDYRDHT, from the coding sequence ATTAAGAAAGTGGCCGTGCTGGGAGCAGGGTTAATGGGTCGGGGTATCGCCCATATGGCTGCCTTGGGGGGTTATCAGGTAAGCCTGCAGGACATCAGCGAGGAAATTTTAACAAAGGCAATTGGCGCAATCACAAAAAACCTGGAAAAAGGAGTGGAAATCGGCAAGCTATCAAGCCAGGCCAAGGAAGAGGCCCTGAACAGGATTAACCCGGCGACGAGTTTGCCGGCGGCGGTAGAAGCGGCGGATTTCGTGATTGAGGCAGTACCGGAAGACCTCCCGCTAAAACACCAGGTTTTTATGGAACTGGACCGGCTTTGCCAACCCCATGTAGTGTTGAGCACAAATACCTCGGCTAAAAGCATCACGGAAATTGCCGCTGTAACCAAACGGCCGCAGATGGTGGTGGGGATGCATTTTTTCAACCCGGCCCACATCATGAAGTTGGTGGAGATTGTGCGGGGCCTGGAAACTTGCGACTTGGCCGTAGCCATTACAAAAGAAGTTGCTGCCCGCATGGGTAAAGAGACAGTCGAGATCAATGAGTTTCCTGGTTTTGCCACCAGCCGCATCAATGCCATGATTGGCAACGAAGCATTTTACATGCTAATGGAAGGAGTGGCCTCGGCTCGGGATATCGATAAGGCTTTGAAGCTGGGGCTCAATCACCCGATGGGACCCTTCGAAATGGGGGATCTGGTGGGCTGGGACACCAGGCTGAAGGTTCTGGAGTATTTGCATGCCAGCCTGGGCGAAAAATTCCGGCCCTGTCCGTTACTGATCAAGTATGTAAAGGCCGGTCGGCTGGGCCGGAAGGTGGGCGTGGGTGTTTACGATTACCGGGATCATACTTAG
- a CDS encoding 3-hydroxyacyl-CoA dehydrogenase family protein, which yields MRIEDVKKVCIVGAGTMGSQIALHTALYGYQVALTDTAPEVLQKARDWAAEYLASRVAKGKMTGEKAEEAKAAIVFAADLETAARDADVVIEAVVEKLDVKRQLFAALDSICPARTILASNSSTIVSSKIADATNRPAKVLNMHYFNPALVMELVEVVQGPHTSEESAQLIMELSRRTGKIPILLKKEISGFVANRILGAVVREACSLLEQGIANHEEIDLAVEKALRYPLGPFRLMDLNGIDVSYLVRAQRFSETGLEEDRPPRVIEEKYKKGEWGKKTGKGFYDYT from the coding sequence ATGCGGATTGAAGACGTAAAAAAGGTCTGCATAGTTGGTGCCGGGACCATGGGCTCCCAGATTGCCCTGCATACCGCACTGTATGGGTACCAGGTAGCATTGACGGACACTGCTCCGGAGGTCTTGCAAAAAGCGCGGGACTGGGCGGCGGAATACCTGGCATCACGAGTAGCAAAGGGGAAAATGACTGGGGAAAAAGCAGAGGAAGCTAAAGCGGCCATTGTTTTTGCAGCCGATCTGGAAACCGCTGCCAGGGATGCGGATGTGGTGATTGAAGCAGTGGTGGAAAAACTGGACGTTAAAAGGCAGCTTTTCGCCGCGCTGGACAGTATCTGCCCAGCCCGCACCATCCTTGCTTCCAACAGCTCCACCATTGTCAGCTCCAAAATCGCTGACGCAACCAATCGTCCGGCCAAAGTCTTGAACATGCATTACTTTAACCCGGCCCTGGTGATGGAGCTGGTGGAGGTAGTTCAGGGTCCTCACACCTCGGAAGAAAGCGCCCAGTTAATTATGGAGCTGTCCCGCCGGACGGGGAAAATTCCTATTTTACTAAAAAAAGAGATTTCCGGGTTTGTGGCCAACAGGATTTTGGGGGCAGTGGTCAGGGAAGCCTGCTCCTTGTTGGAACAGGGGATTGCTAACCATGAGGAGATCGATCTGGCCGTAGAAAAGGCCTTGCGTTACCCGTTGGGACCTTTCCGGCTGATGGATCTGAATGGTATCGATGTTTCGTACCTGGTGCGGGCACAACGCTTCAGTGAAACAGGCCTGGAGGAGGACCGCCCGCCCAGGGTGATTGAGGAAAAGTATAAAAAAGGCGAGTGGGGAAAAAAGACGGGCAAGGGTTTCTATGATTATACTTGA
- a CDS encoding CoA transferase, translating to MRTCLEGIKILELTHFIAGPFCGQILAGMGADVIKIERPGEGEVGRQLGPHYKGESLYYTAFNLNKRAVTLNLQSEKGREMFKQMAREADVVIENLRPGVLDRMGLGYRDLSQLNPRLILTSISGFGQYGPYRDRQALDMVIQAMGGMMDLTGFPEGPPVKAGPVIADITTGIYGALGTMLALFARERYGIGQHVDVALLDGLVTLLENAITVYLLLGTEIKRAGNNRPLTAPSNAYQAKDGYLYISANADNLFHRLMHLIGRPDLSADPRFAGAYSRKQNEAELDQAISLWVAARSVTEAVNELDKAGIPSGPVNSIAQVAKDPHLKAREMILEVEHPVMGILPLLGFPVKLSATPGTVRLPPATLGQHNQEVYRELLDMTEEELAALRQEGVI from the coding sequence GTGCGCACATGTCTGGAAGGTATCAAGATTTTGGAGCTGACCCATTTTATTGCCGGTCCTTTTTGCGGCCAGATCTTGGCCGGCATGGGGGCAGATGTGATTAAAATCGAACGGCCAGGGGAAGGGGAGGTCGGGCGGCAGCTCGGACCCCATTACAAAGGGGAAAGCCTCTACTATACCGCCTTCAACCTGAATAAAAGGGCGGTCACCCTTAATCTGCAATCCGAAAAAGGCCGGGAGATGTTTAAACAGATGGCAAGAGAGGCCGATGTGGTGATCGAAAACCTGCGGCCAGGCGTGCTGGACCGGATGGGCTTGGGTTATCGCGACTTAAGCCAGCTCAACCCCCGCCTCATCCTAACCTCCATCTCCGGGTTTGGCCAGTATGGCCCCTACCGGGACCGGCAGGCCCTGGACATGGTGATCCAGGCTATGGGAGGGATGATGGATTTGACCGGTTTTCCGGAAGGCCCCCCTGTCAAGGCCGGCCCAGTGATAGCCGATATCACGACGGGGATTTACGGCGCCTTGGGCACGATGCTGGCCTTGTTTGCCCGGGAAAGATACGGCATCGGCCAGCATGTGGATGTGGCCTTGCTGGATGGGCTGGTCACCTTGCTGGAAAATGCCATCACAGTCTATCTCCTGCTGGGCACGGAGATTAAAAGAGCCGGAAACAACCGTCCCTTGACTGCCCCGAGCAACGCTTATCAAGCAAAAGACGGATACCTTTACATATCGGCCAATGCCGACAACCTTTTTCACCGTTTGATGCATCTAATCGGGCGGCCCGATCTGAGCGCAGATCCCCGGTTTGCCGGTGCATACTCCCGTAAACAAAACGAAGCGGAGCTAGACCAGGCGATCAGCCTCTGGGTAGCCGCCAGATCAGTGACAGAGGCCGTCAATGAGCTGGACAAAGCCGGGATTCCCAGCGGCCCGGTCAATTCCATCGCCCAGGTAGCTAAGGACCCCCATCTTAAGGCCAGGGAGATGATCCTGGAAGTGGAGCATCCTGTCATGGGTATTTTGCCCCTGCTGGGCTTCCCGGTCAAGCTGTCCGCGACTCCTGGCACTGTCAGGCTGCCCCCTGCTACCCTGGGGCAGCATAACCAGGAGGTGTATAGAGAGTTACTTGACATGACGGAAGAAGAACTGGCAGCCCTCCGGCAGGAGGGGGTAATTTAG
- a CDS encoding acetate--CoA ligase family protein, whose amino-acid sequence MQATAEELRSFFYPRSVAIIGASNNPDSIGGRPIKYLAGNGYQGYIYPVNPKYGEIAGFRCYPSVADIPGEVDLAIVAVSAERLLASLAECGAKGVKNAVIFTSGFAEVGEEGKQLQERLASLARSSGMRICGPNCFGTVNLPGQVVATFSPVFEKNGYKPGPVGLVSQSGALGHGLFTFAAEAGLGFSYVISSGNEVDLTVADYLRFMIEDPVTRVILVYLEGWRDGAEFFNLARQASLQNKPILVLKVGRTEVGARAAISHTASMTGSHAVYTALFRQTGVLLANDMSDLVDMALAVVPGKIPTGNGLAVVTASGGAGILMADHAEDHGLKLPELSGTTREELLKIIPPFGSAMNPVDVTGQVLQDTTLFRRAMHILLADPSIQMVTVMLSTATGQLAHQLVTDIAAVAASTDKPVVVTWSGAKGLAPEARQLLKDQGVPCYDTPGQTAQALGALVRYGQFMRKKSGGAAASADRIRQSPGDTGWLQEIPSRTLTERQSKKLLQSYGIPVTREDLATTAKEAGDLTEKLGFPVCVKIESKDIAHKTEARAIRLNLTTREEVEAAFREVMANARAYAPAAEIRGAVVQEMVGKGIEVILGVNNDSPFGPVVMFGLGGIFVEVLKDVSCRIAPLTREDAEEMISEIKGYPLLQGVRGAPPADVDALVDTLLRLCELAVDLRGEIKELDINPLIVLPRGQGVKVADALVIKN is encoded by the coding sequence GACAGCATCGGCGGCCGGCCGATCAAGTACCTGGCTGGCAATGGTTATCAAGGATATATATACCCGGTTAACCCGAAGTATGGCGAGATTGCCGGCTTCCGCTGCTACCCCAGTGTAGCGGATATCCCTGGCGAGGTGGATCTGGCCATCGTCGCCGTTTCCGCCGAGCGGCTGTTGGCTTCCCTGGCAGAGTGCGGGGCAAAGGGAGTTAAAAATGCGGTTATTTTTACCTCTGGCTTTGCCGAGGTGGGAGAAGAAGGGAAACAACTGCAGGAGCGCCTGGCTAGCCTGGCCCGGTCCAGCGGGATGCGGATTTGCGGTCCAAACTGCTTCGGCACAGTTAACCTCCCTGGGCAGGTGGTGGCCACCTTCAGCCCGGTCTTCGAGAAAAACGGCTACAAGCCCGGACCGGTGGGCCTGGTGTCCCAGAGCGGCGCGCTGGGCCATGGCTTATTCACCTTTGCGGCAGAGGCGGGCCTGGGCTTTTCCTATGTTATCAGTTCCGGCAATGAAGTAGACCTGACTGTCGCCGATTACCTGCGCTTCATGATCGAGGATCCGGTTACGCGGGTCATCCTGGTCTACCTGGAGGGATGGCGCGATGGAGCGGAGTTTTTTAATCTGGCCCGGCAAGCCTCCCTGCAGAATAAGCCGATTCTGGTGTTAAAGGTCGGGCGGACTGAGGTCGGCGCCAGAGCAGCCATTTCTCATACCGCCTCAATGACCGGTAGCCACGCCGTCTATACCGCTCTTTTCCGCCAAACCGGCGTTTTGCTGGCCAATGACATGTCAGACCTGGTGGATATGGCCCTTGCTGTTGTCCCGGGCAAGATCCCCACCGGCAATGGTCTGGCGGTGGTCACAGCTTCCGGCGGGGCCGGTATCCTGATGGCCGACCACGCGGAAGACCATGGGCTGAAGTTGCCGGAACTCAGCGGCACCACCAGGGAAGAGCTGTTAAAGATCATTCCTCCTTTTGGCAGCGCCATGAACCCGGTGGATGTGACCGGCCAGGTATTGCAGGACACCACCCTGTTCCGCCGGGCCATGCACATCCTCCTGGCAGACCCCTCCATTCAGATGGTGACAGTGATGTTAAGCACCGCCACCGGGCAACTGGCCCACCAGCTGGTTACCGATATCGCGGCGGTGGCGGCAAGCACGGATAAGCCGGTGGTGGTCACCTGGAGCGGCGCCAAGGGGCTGGCTCCGGAGGCGCGCCAACTGCTGAAAGACCAGGGGGTCCCCTGTTACGACACCCCGGGCCAGACTGCCCAGGCCTTGGGAGCCTTGGTCCGCTACGGGCAGTTTATGCGCAAAAAAAGTGGTGGTGCGGCAGCATCCGCCGACCGGATCCGGCAATCCCCAGGGGACACCGGATGGCTGCAAGAAATCCCCTCCAGGACCCTGACGGAACGCCAGTCCAAAAAATTGCTGCAGTCTTACGGGATTCCGGTAACCAGGGAAGACTTGGCCACTACTGCCAAGGAGGCGGGGGACCTGACGGAAAAGCTGGGCTTTCCCGTTTGTGTGAAGATAGAATCTAAGGATATTGCCCATAAGACAGAAGCCAGGGCTATTCGTTTGAACCTAACCACCCGGGAAGAGGTGGAAGCGGCTTTCCGGGAAGTGATGGCCAATGCCAGGGCTTACGCACCGGCAGCTGAGATCAGGGGCGCCGTGGTTCAGGAAATGGTGGGCAAAGGGATTGAAGTCATCCTGGGCGTCAATAACGACAGCCCCTTTGGTCCTGTGGTCATGTTCGGGCTGGGCGGCATCTTTGTGGAGGTGTTAAAGGACGTTTCCTGCCGGATAGCGCCGTTAACCAGGGAGGACGCAGAAGAGATGATTAGCGAAATCAAGGGTTATCCCCTCTTGCAGGGTGTGCGGGGAGCGCCGCCGGCAGATGTAGATGCCTTGGTAGACACCCTGCTCAGGCTGTGCGAGCTGGCGGTTGACCTGCGGGGAGAAATTAAGGAGCTGGATATCAATCCCTTAATCGTCTTGCCCCGGGGGCAGGGGGTAAAAGTGGCTGACGCGCTGGTGATCAAAAACTAG